The DNA segment CGGCTGTTGATGTCCAGTTCCCAACCGTTGAACTTGTAGCTTTCAACGCTACGGCGTTCTTCGCTGACGGTACCCAGGTTCATGGTACGAGACAGAAGGTTGCGGGCACGGATAGTCAGTTCGCGCGGGTTAAACGGCTTGGTGATGTAATCGTCTGCGCCGATTTCGAGGCCGAGGATTTTATCGACTTCGTTATCGCGGCCAGTCAGGAACATCAGCGCAACGTTAGCCTGCTCGCGCAGTTCACGCGCCAGCAGAAGACCGTTTTTGCCTGGCAGGTTGATATCCATGATCACCAGGTTGATGTCATATTCAGAGAGGATTTGATGCATTTCCGCGCCATCAGTCGCTTCGAATACATCATAGCCTTCCGCTTCGAAAATACTTTTTAACGTGTTGCGTGTTACCAACTCGTCTTCAACGATAAGAATGTGCGGGGTCTGCATGTTTGCTACC comes from the Citrobacter amalonaticus genome and includes:
- the arcA gene encoding two-component system response regulator ArcA yields the protein MQTPHILIVEDELVTRNTLKSIFEAEGYDVFEATDGAEMHQILSEYDINLVIMDINLPGKNGLLLARELREQANVALMFLTGRDNEVDKILGLEIGADDYITKPFNPRELTIRARNLLSRTMNLGTVSEERRSVESYKFNGWELDINSRSLIGPDGEQYKLPRSEFRAMLHFCENPGKIQSRAELLKKMTGRELKPHDRTVDVTIRRIRKHFESTPDTPEIIATIHGEGYRFCGDLQD